A genome region from Candidatus Anaeroferrophillus wilburensis includes the following:
- a CDS encoding cobyrinate a,c-diamide synthase, with the protein MLKTISQKGDFAAFCLGATHSGTGKTTITLALLRALKRRGLSLQPCKCGPDYIDPSFHARAAGCPSINLDTWMMTPQGVQRSFARACRFADVAVVEGVMGLFDGFSPTSLEGSSADCARLLGLPVILVVDAGGMAGSIAPLVKGFCEFNGEISIAGVIANNVGSDSHGQLLQEALAGADLPPLLGALPNKEEWQLEERHLGLVPFLENRKANGWFERLADGAERHIDIDRLLAIVRMPKPAASVVRTVQKAAVRLALARDRAFHFYYPDNLYLLRQAGFEIVEFSPLTDRELPVGTQLVMLGGGFPEVFAAELAGNESMRSAIKAFAGHGGMIYAECGGFMYLGESLENAVGDRFPMCGVVPGRSHMTPKLCSLGYREVATVSKTPFGPPGTTLRGHEFHWSEMELSQPRQPLYLQVDRTSTGKQCGIHDQNVMASYIHLHFGATPGVIDAWSRSFSA; encoded by the coding sequence GTGCTAAAAACCATATCGCAAAAAGGTGATTTTGCGGCTTTCTGCTTGGGAGCAACCCATTCGGGAACCGGCAAGACGACCATCACCCTGGCTCTCCTGCGGGCGCTCAAACGCCGTGGTCTCTCCCTCCAGCCATGCAAATGCGGCCCCGACTATATCGATCCCTCCTTTCATGCCCGGGCTGCCGGGTGTCCATCGATCAACCTCGATACCTGGATGATGACCCCGCAGGGGGTGCAGCGATCCTTTGCCCGGGCCTGCCGTTTTGCCGACGTTGCCGTTGTTGAAGGGGTTATGGGGTTGTTTGATGGTTTTTCACCTACGTCCCTGGAAGGCAGTAGTGCCGACTGTGCCCGGCTCCTCGGATTGCCGGTCATCCTGGTGGTTGACGCCGGCGGTATGGCGGGTAGCATTGCGCCCCTGGTCAAGGGATTTTGTGAATTCAATGGCGAGATTTCCATTGCCGGAGTCATTGCCAACAACGTCGGCAGCGATTCCCATGGGCAGCTGCTGCAGGAGGCCCTGGCGGGCGCCGACCTGCCACCGCTGTTGGGTGCTTTGCCGAACAAAGAGGAATGGCAGCTTGAGGAACGCCATCTTGGTCTGGTGCCTTTTCTGGAAAATCGAAAGGCGAATGGGTGGTTTGAGCGGCTTGCTGACGGGGCTGAACGCCATATCGACATTGACCGTTTGTTGGCAATCGTCCGGATGCCGAAACCTGCGGCATCCGTAGTGCGGACGGTGCAAAAGGCAGCTGTACGCCTGGCTCTGGCCCGTGATCGGGCATTTCATTTTTACTATCCTGACAATCTCTATCTGCTGCGCCAGGCCGGGTTTGAAATTGTCGAATTTTCCCCGCTCACAGACCGGGAACTGCCGGTCGGGACTCAGCTGGTGATGCTAGGTGGCGGCTTTCCGGAAGTGTTTGCCGCTGAGTTGGCCGGCAACGAAAGCATGCGCTCGGCCATCAAAGCATTTGCCGGCCATGGTGGGATGATCTATGCCGAATGCGGCGGTTTCATGTACTTGGGGGAGAGCCTGGAAAACGCAGTGGGCGATAGATTTCCCATGTGTGGCGTGGTGCCGGGGCGTTCGCACATGACCCCGAAACTTTGTTCTCTGGGCTACCGGGAAGTGGCAACCGTGAGCAAAACCCCTTTCGGTCCCCCGGGGACTACCTTGCGTGGCCATGAGTTCCACTGGTCAGAGATGGAACTGAGCCAGCCACGACAACCCCTCTACCTTCAGGTTGACCGCACCAGCACCGGTAAACAGTGCGGCATCCATGACCAAAACGTTATGGCCAGCTATATTCATCTGCACTTTGGTGCCACTCCTGGGGTTATCGATGCATGGTCCAGGAGCTTTTCAGCCTGA
- a CDS encoding FAD-dependent oxidoreductase: MNSKSIDTIIIGGGISGLHAASLLAKQGRPFRLVEARNRLGGRIFSPNYKQLFTDLGPSWFWPAIQPRMVALIKKLGLDAYRQYEDGFGRHQLANGSVRTMSGYTMEPQSWRLKGGMQALVTGLAAEIPPTAVRLNQPVCTITKTDNGALVGIGILEQKPLVTYKVKQVIMALPPRLAAASILFTPDLAPHLGQAMLKMGTWMAGEAKFCAVYDEPFWRKNNLSGQAFSQRGPMVEIHDGSNGNEGPYALVGFVGIPAAGRGNKEILQQAIIAQLDELFGKQAHEPLSCFYQDWACEPYTATRFDQQPMREHPEYRPPAGKTAFWGETIRFAGTETADQQGGYLEGALMAAERSVSG; encoded by the coding sequence ATGAACAGTAAATCGATTGACACCATAATTATTGGCGGCGGGATCAGTGGTTTGCATGCCGCCTCTCTGCTGGCAAAACAAGGCAGGCCTTTCCGCCTTGTCGAAGCCAGGAACCGCCTTGGGGGGCGTATCTTCAGCCCCAACTACAAACAACTTTTCACCGATCTCGGTCCTTCCTGGTTTTGGCCGGCTATTCAACCACGGATGGTAGCCCTGATAAAAAAGCTGGGCTTGGATGCTTACCGGCAGTATGAAGATGGTTTCGGCCGTCATCAACTGGCTAACGGCAGCGTCCGTACGATGAGCGGCTATACCATGGAACCCCAATCCTGGCGTCTCAAAGGGGGCATGCAAGCCTTGGTCACAGGATTGGCCGCAGAGATTCCGCCGACCGCCGTCAGGCTCAACCAGCCGGTCTGCACCATCACTAAAACCGACAACGGCGCCCTCGTCGGCATCGGGATACTGGAACAAAAACCTCTTGTAACTTATAAGGTAAAACAGGTGATTATGGCCCTGCCGCCTCGACTGGCAGCTGCCAGCATCCTGTTCACCCCAGACCTTGCCCCGCATCTAGGCCAGGCAATGCTGAAGATGGGAACGTGGATGGCAGGCGAAGCAAAATTCTGTGCCGTCTATGATGAACCGTTCTGGCGAAAAAACAACCTCTCCGGTCAGGCATTCAGTCAACGGGGACCGATGGTGGAAATTCATGATGGCTCCAACGGCAATGAAGGACCTTATGCACTGGTGGGTTTTGTCGGCATTCCGGCCGCCGGGAGGGGCAATAAGGAAATCTTGCAGCAGGCTATTATAGCCCAGTTGGATGAGCTGTTTGGCAAACAGGCCCATGAGCCGCTGAGCTGCTTCTATCAGGACTGGGCCTGTGAGCCTTACACGGCAACCCGCTTCGATCAGCAGCCAATGCGCGAACACCCGGAATATCGGCCACCAGCGGGGAAAACAGCTTTCTGGGGGGAAACGATCCGCTTCGCGGGCACGGAAACTGCGGACCAGCAGGGCGGTTACCTGGAAGGGGCATTGATGGCAGCCGAAAGATCCGTCTCAGGCTGA